The DNA region GCCTCCGCCGTCCCTTCAGTCCCGGCGTTTCTGCCCCTCTAACGGCATCCCGGCGCCGCGACAGCACGGCGTGCCTAAGATCGGCGGGTTTGAGGCGTGGAGCGCTTGCAGATATTAGCCTCAGTGGCTTAGGCGATGCCGGGGCTCGCCTTGCAGAAGGCGCCGAGCCCTCCTCGGGCCCGCTCGACCCCCGGCCCTCGCCCATTTCAGTATTCGGTTGGAGTTGATGAGATGATCTCGCCGATTAGAGTCTACGCTGTAAACTGTTATAAGCGCACTTAGACGCGTAGCGGCTGTCGAGGTCTCTCGCGTTGTTGAGGAGCCTAAGGAGGTCTTGAGGGGGCTCGTGGCGACGGCCGCTAGGCATACGCGTGAGATGATGAGCCTCTACGAGGACTTCAAGAGCGAGCTGGATAGTGGCGCTCCCGACGTGGACGAGTACGTGCGCCTGGCGGAGGAGCTCGAAAGGGATGTGGTCCTCGACGCGGAGGCCCTCCGCAGACTCCTGGGAGGAGGCGCGTGGCTTGGCAGACGCCCCTTCACCGGGAGGCCGTGAGGAGGGCGCTGGAGGGCGTATAAGAGCGTAATTGAAATTTGTGGGAATACCTGAAGGGCCTACGCAATAAGCACGTTAGAGAAACCAACGTTGCCAAGCCCTCTGCGGAGGGGCGTTGTTGGACTCCGTCGGTTATCTGCGGCATTTTACGCGACTTTTTAGGGAACTGTTGAACGCCACATATCAACTGTCCGCCTATCAGGTTCATGAGCATTTATGAGATGCCTTTAAGCCCATTTGTAGCTAATTTCGGGAATATATCTTATCGTAACTCATATACTGGTTATCAGGCCGTATAGCGTTGCGAGTAGACGGGGGAGCGGCTTCTGCCGTAGAGCGACTATTAGGGCCGCAAGGTACGCTAAGTACGAGACGTCGGCGCCCAGCTTTTTCAACCTCCAGAAGTTGGCCACTCGGTCGTAGGGAATCCAGTATTCGGACCAGAAGTTGGGCTTCCGCGTCAGCAAGTCCATGCGCAGAATATGTTATATAAGTGACACGATGGAAATATCGGAAGTTGTTTGCATGATCTTTCTGGCACATATTACAAAGATTGGCCCGTTTCAGAAAACTTTTCTACTTATTCGATACAGTTCAGAGGAAGCAATCCTTTATATCAGCTTCTTCTGTAGTGGTAAAAAAGCATGTGTGTGATGTTGAACGTGGCGTCATGAGGTCGGGGGAACTCTTGTGTTTGATAGTAACGATGAAGGGGACGTCGCGTATCCCTGATTGGTCGTAGGGCATATCGAGGGGTATCTCATCAGTGGGCATGCCGCTCAATCTGGTATTCCCGTCTACACTATTATATTTGGACAGATGGCCAAAAGTCTCGTAGCCTAAAACTTGGGGGAGATGTATCATTAGTTCTTTAAGTAAGTCATTTCAAAGTGCCGTGAAAGTAGTAGTATTAGGTTGCGGCTGGTCTGGCGTCGTGGCGGCGCATAGTCTCAAGTCCAAATATCCCTCGGCGGGCGTCGTCTGTCTCGACAGGTCTTTTGACGGTGGTCTTCTGCGGACCGAGGCGGTCGGCGGCTACCTATTCGACGTTGGGGGTTCTCACGTGCTCTTCAGCCGGGACCCGGCTGTCGTTAACGCCATAACGGCTATGGGCGGCCGTTGGGTTGCTAAGGAGAGGAGGGCCTTTGTGTTGTTAGACGGCGTCTTCATCCCGTACCCCTTCGAGAACGGGATATACGTCTTGCCGCCCGAGAGGAGGGCTAGGTACGGGCTTTCGCTGATAAGGGCGCTTATGCAAGGCGATAGGAGACCGGAGAGCTTCAAGGAGTGGATACTCAACACCTTTGGCGAGGAGGTGGCCAAGGACTACCTAATCCCCTACAACGAGAAGATCTGGAAGAGGCCGTTGGAGGAGCTTTCGGCCGACTGGGTATACACGCCGGGCCGCCTCCCCCTACCCTCCCTCGAGGACATAGTGAAGGCCGTGGCGGGGCTGGAGACAGTGGGCTATAGGGAGCAAGCGGTCTTCCGCTACCCCGAGGGGGGTATAATCGCGCAGTACCGGTCGGCGCTTAGAAAAGCCGAGGAGGCCGGCGTCTTGCTCGTCAAGGAGGAAGTCAAGGAGGTGAAAAAGAGGACCGACGGCTTTTTGATAAATGGAAGACTCAGAGCGGATCATATCGTCTCCACGCTTCCGCTCCGCGATCTTCCGGCGATGCTGGACCCGCCTCCTCCCGAGGAGGTGTTTAAAGCGGCCGGGAGGCTGGACTACAACTCAGTGGCGGTGGTGGGGCTGGGGCTTAGGGCTAAGGCCCCGCCGCAGCACTGGGTCTACGTGCCGGATAGGCGCGTCGTCTTCCACCGCTACGCCTGGATATCCAACTACCTCCCGGAGCCTCCCGAGGATAGGTCGGCTCTTATCGCGGAGATAACAATACCGCCAAGCCGCGAGGTGGATACGGAGGCTCTGGCGGCCGAGGCTGTGAGGGGGCTTTCAGAACTGGGCATTGTGAGGGAGAAAGACGTGGAGGTCGTCAAGGTTTGGCTTCACAAATACGGCTATCCCATATACACGAGGACCCACCGGCAGGACCGAGAAGCCGTGGAGAGGTACCTAGCCGAGGTCGGCATAGCCACCTTCGGCAGATGGGGAAACTGGCACTACTGGAACACCGACGCGATATACAAGAGGGCTATGGAAATTCGTAACTTAGTGTCTTAAGACGATTTTTAAAAAATATTGTTTTTTTGCACGTTGTGATTGCGTATGTTACAAGGTTTAATCCATACATATTTCCGCGTCCATTATTCTTGAAAACGGCAGTAAATGAATTGCAAATATACATGTTGGGGAGAACCATACCGTTACCGCTACAAAGTGGTTGGGTTCTGGCCAGTGATCGGCCTCGGTTAGATATAAAGTTGTTCGAATTAGCTAAAAGGACAGATCTTACAAAGTACATCGATAGCTGTGTTAGGCAAGGCGAAATCTACGACGGGTTGTCGCTTCTCTTGGAGAGCTATTATACAATTTTCTTCCGGAGGTTAGATACCAGAAATGTGGTTATCAAGAATCTGATAGGGGCTCTCGGCGCTCTGAGGGCTGGTAAACGCGTCGTAGTCGACTTAATGGATTACTGGCACTGCAATAAGCCATACGTAGTCTTCAATTCCCTGGACTTCTACATACTTCGGAGGGCTAGGTGCGTTATTGCGTGGTCCAAGGCCATTGCTGGGTTTATGAGACGCTATCTAGGGAGGAGGTGTGTCGCGTATTTGTCGTTCGGTGTTAACTTAGCGTTAGCTGATCCTTTAAAAGTTGGCAATATCTTTTTTGAGAGATTTCCAGAGTTGTCTAGCTACGTGATAGTTGGGTATAGCGGTGGGGGCGAGCCTTACCATGGGATCGACACGTTGATGTATGCATTTTCTCTTCTAGAGCGGCGGCGAAGAGACGTTTTTCTTGTGGTCCAGACGTGGGGAGGAAGCGACAGGATTTTAATGTTGATTAAGAGGTTGGGTCTCAAGAGAGTCGCCGTGTTGCCGCCCGCCCCGGTTTTCAACGATCCATTGAGGTTGTCGTTTCTAAGGGCTAGCTCTGTCCTCGTTAATACGGCTTCTAAGGTGCCTGGTATCTACCTCGCTGAAAGGACTACGACCTACTGGTATATGTCAGCGGGTAGGCCTATAGTGGCGGAGGCGACGCCAGGCGTGAGGGGGGTGTTGAAACATGGCTTGAGTGCTTTGTTTGTTCCTCTTGGCGATGTTAAAAGCCTTGCTAAGGCAATTGAGGAGGTTATCGACGACTCCAGCTTTGCAAGGAGGCTTGGGGATAACGCGAGGAGGTTAGCGGAAGAGGAGTATAACTGGGGCGGAAAGCTCGGTCGGCGTGCCAGGGTGCTTTTCAGCTCTCTTTTTGAATAGCTTCTACCTTGGCCCATTCGTCTGCGGACACATTATCCCACGTGAAGTTTGCCACGAAGTTTCTACCTATTCTAGATAAGGCGTCAAAGTTCTCTAGCGTTGCCAAGGTGGCGGAGACCACTTCGTCAAAGTTACCTGGCCGCACCCGTACCACGGCTTCAGTATTGAAGTTTAGGCGTATTGCAGGTATGGAATACGCAACGACTGGTGTGCCGCATGACAGCGATTCGAGAACTACGAGGGGGAATGCGTCGGCTTTTGTGGGGTATACCATAACCTTAGACTGGGCTAGGTAAGCCAAGGCCTCGCCTCTCTCTACGTTGAAGCGGAATTCTATGTCGACTCCAAGCCTCTTCGCAACTTCGGTTACGCGGATTGCCTCCTCTCGCGCCGCGAAGCCCATTGCGAGGGCCTTTAGCCCCGGCTTGATTCGCTGAAGTTTCTTCACCGCTTGTAAAAAATCGTAGATACCCTTTTCTGGGGTAATTCTCGCAAAGAATACGAGGTCATAGCGCCTCTCGGGCACGTTTGCGACTGGGCAAGGGTCCACCCCAACTCCTGGATTGAGTACGACTATGTCCCCGCGCACGCCCAACAGCTGGAGTTCATATGGTATAGATTTCGACACGGCGAGGGTCTTGTTGCGTTCTAGTAATTTTTTGTAGGATAAAAGCCGCAAATAGCCGCGCAAGGCTTTCACGATGGGCATGCGGTTGACTCCTCGGACGTTTTTCCAATAGAGGATAAACCCCCTCCCCTCTTCCACAGAGAGAGATCCCACAACAGGAGTTACTTGTAGCAACATAGTCCACCTAAATTGGCGTGGGAATCCCGCAGGTATGTAGGGATGTTCGTGGGGAATATATACGAAGTCGCACCCGTCTTTTCCCAGCTTTTTTGCCAGCTTCTTGCCGTATTTTACATAGCAATCCCTATTACCTGCGCATTGTGAGAGGGGCTCTGTCTCTATGGCTTTTTTTACAATGTTGAGGAGGACGCTGTGGGGGCCGAGATATGTGGTGATCTCCCTTGTGAGGTTTTGCTTTACGTCTTGGGGCATGTAAAGGCGATATGCCTCCTCGGGGAAGCCTAATGCAGATCTCAGCGATCTGTAAGTGCCTCCTGTTAGCGAACCTGCAGGCGAGAATATGCAAATCATACTGATTCAAGCAGCTTACGGGCTCTCTCCGCTAGCTTCTCCCATGTATAGCTACGCTCCAGTTTAACTCTGGCGTTTTTGCCCAAGTATTTTCTAAGCCCCTCGTCCTTGGCTAACTCCAATATAGCCTCTGCGAGCTTTATTGGCTGATCTAACTCTATGATGTAGGCGTCTTTTCCATGCTCTAAGACGCCCCGTGCCCCCAGAGTGGACTCGGCAACTATCGCGTTACCAGATGCCATATACTGGAACATGGTGGTGCGCTCGGCGAGATAAACCGCAGGGTAACGGGATCCGGTCATAACCATAATATCTGCGGCTCTAAAAAATGAAAGCCTTAGGGGGTCGTTATATGTTGGGGTCCTTTCTATTTTCACTACGTTCTTTATACCGTAGCTTCTGGCTAGTTCCACGACTCTTGGCGACGTCTGGAGTAGAAGAACTGCGTCTTTTTCCTTCTCTTCTATTAGTTTAAATGCCTTAGACTAATTTTTCAACGCCTAGGACGTCTCTACCTCCTACTTCCCACACGCCGCCGCTGTAGGCCACCCTGACCTTGTCCGAGACATGGGGGTACTTTTCTAGAAATAAGCTTGACGGCACCGACAACGGGTCAAACTCGGAAAGATCTATGCCTAATGGCAAATACTCCACGCTGATACCGAGCTTGTTGAGTATTTCGTAAATTGCCTTGGACCAAGCTATTACCAAGTTAGCTTTTTTTAAAAATTTGTAATCCATGACATTTAGGTGTAGCCGATCGAGTTCACAGCTCCTGAAGTCCATAAGATCGACAATGACTTTTCGACGCGAAGCTCTAGTTGCATATACAGCGTGTGGGTTCATTACGATTATGCCGCTCGTCTCTAGCTTTAATAAGTAGGGCAAGTAGAGGATCTCCAGAGCCATTACGTTCAGCGCAACGCCTTTATCTTGTCTCCTGCAGTTGTACATCATGGAGAGAGGATCTCTAATCGTTGTCTTTGATCCACCGCCCGTGTCTCGTGGTGCGGTTAAAACTCTGCGCGTTTTCCCAGGGTTAAGGTAGTGGCCCAAGAAAGTCCTCAGCCAGTAGGAGCGGACGGCACAACATTTGGCGAAAAAACGCGGGCGGGGGTAAAAATGAGGATCTAGTCCAGTCATGTAGATCCACCTATTGACTGCCACTAGCGCCTTTATGCCGCGCTTTTAAAAGATAGCCGCCTTGGGTCATCCTACGCATCTAATCGCCGTTTACAGCTATTGCCGCAACACTGCTTTATGGTTTTTAATACGTCTCTTTAAGCCACAGGTGGCAAGTCGGAGCATTACTGTGGGCATTTTGGGGAAGAACAGCGAATGGATTTTGCGCTACAGCACCAAATCAATACGCGCCGCTTTGGGGTACATCCGGGAAAAGGGGGTTACTTCGGTGGAGGTGTTATACGTCGACGGGGGGTCAAAGGATAGCTCAATTGAGGTGGTAAGAGATGCGCTAGGGAATGCTGTTAGGGTAGTGGACGCCTCGGGGACTAACATACCCGAGGCGCGGAATATAGTTGTAAAGGAGTCTTCTGGCGACTATATAGTTTATTGGGATAGTGATATCCTGGCGCCTCGGTACATTCTAGCGAATCTCCTAGATGTAGACAAACCAATCGTGGCCCCCGAGCGGTATGATGTTTATGTGGAGAGCGATGCAGAGATAGAGGCACTTCTCCGCAAGGTGGAAGAGGTGAAGAGCACCCCGTCTGTGAAGGAGGTTGCCTTTGTGGTTTTCAGCATCACTCTTTTCAAGAGGGAAGTGTTTGATAGAGTAGGGCTTTTCGATGAGCGGATGACACAAGCTGAGGATCGAGATTTTGGTATTAGGGCGCGGTGCAAGGGCTACAAGTCATATATCACAAGTGATGTAGTCTACGATGTGAATAGGCGTATAAAGAGCGATGTGCCCGTCACCACGCCACTTAGGCAGTACATGAGGGGGATATTAAAAAAGGCGGCGATCTACGCATACACGCCCTCGCCTAGGCAAAAACGTAACACGGCGCTCTTCGGCGCGTTGCATATCGCCGCGGCCGCCTCGCTCTTCACAACCCCTCTATTCGCCATCGGCGAGGTTCTACCACTGCTCTACATGGCGTACAAATATGGCCTCTCAAAAGGCGGCGAAATGTGGCTGAAATCCCTCGCTTTGTACACTTTCATGGCTTTAGTGACGCCTTACGTTATGCTTAGAAATATTTGTAAAGTGCTGGAGGAGCTGTAGCGAGCCGGAGGCTTCGGTTGAAATAAATTTAACTGCGACGTTTGCACGTTCTGTGAACTATAGCGTTGTCGCACACCGCTTCTGGGGCGACCCAGGTGGGGGGCAATTGGTATGTGCCGCCGTTGCCTACTCGTTGGAGGGACTTGGTCTAACGCCTGTGTTGTCCGGGGTGTTCAAGTTTGACCCAGCAAAGTACAAGGAATGGTTCGGCATAGATCTGTCGAGATACCCCGTCGTCACGTTACCGTTTGAGCTGAATGCCTTCGGTCTCTACTCCCGCCTAGCTTCGTGGTGGCCGGCTAAAAAAGCTATAGATAAATACAAGCCGTCGTTGGTGTTTATAGATGAGCCGACTTATAAACCTCTGGCTAAAGGGAGAATGTATCGGCTTATAGAATACATTCATTTTCCGCTGGAGGTGGTTCTCAGCCCCGAGATTAAGAAACGGGCGTATGCGGAGGGCCGTGATCCTTACTTCGAAGAGCGGTACTCGAAATTCCCGCTCAACGTGTACTGGTGGCTTTTCTCGAAGCTGTTGCCAATGGTTAAAAGAGAGAATCCTTTCCACTCGGCCGATCTCGTCCTCGTGAACTCCCGGTGGACGGCCGACCTGGTGCAACTCGCCTTTGGGGAGAGGCCGGAGGTGCTCAACCCGCCCATAGCGCCTAATGTCGACGTGATGGAGAGGCCGAGGCCCTTCGAGGAGCGTAAGCCTATCGTCGTCATGCTAGGCCGCTTCTCGCAGGAGAAGCGCTACCACTGGGTGGTAAGGGAGGTTGCGCCGCGCCTCGTTAAGGAGATCCCCGGCGCTAGGCTTGTTATTTTCGGCGGGGCGGCCACGCCGACGCTGAGGGCCTACTACGAGCGCGTCAAGAGCCTCGCCTCGGAGGCGGGGCTGAGGGTCTCAGACGACTTGTCCAAGGAGGCCGATGTCTATCTTGTGGCCAACGCCCCCCGCCGCCTCATAAACGAGGTGATGGACGGGGCTAGGGCGTTTCTCCACGCGACGATAAACGAGCACTGGGGCATCGCGGTGGCAGAGGCCATGGCCCGTGGATTGCCAGTGGTTGTCCACAAAAGCGGCGGCGCCTGGACAGACCTGGCGGAAGAGGGCCGCGTCGGCTTGGGCTACGAAGACGCCGGCGGGGCAGTAGACGCGGTGGCGCGGCTCCTCACAGACGGCAGGCAGTGGGCCGTCCTATCGGCGAAGAGCGTGGAGAAAGCCAGGGGCCTGCGCCTAGAGATCTTTGCGCAGAAATTTGGCGAGTTTGTAAGAAGCTTGTCATAACGATTCAGTTATTTTAGTGATGAGTAACATACGTGTTTTCTTACTGCTGAGGAGAAGAGGCGGTTTTTGAAAGCACTGGAAGAGGATCGAGAGTTACGCCAAGCTGTGGCAGGTCTTCTCGGCCTCGGCGTGGTGCTGGGGCTCTGTCTCTAAGGCGGATGTTGTAGAAGCCGCATTTGGAAGAAAACACCCCCAAATTGGCGGGGGCGCGGATAAGAGGCGAGGCAAGGAGTATGCAAGGGTAAAGGCGTCTTGATATACGGCTAATAATTTTTGAATGGGATGTGGCTGGATTTCCGTGTGGGCCGCGCGGCGGGGGTGTGTGGGGTTTTGGCTTTCTGTAGGGGTGGGTTGTTGCTAAAGTATATAACTGGCCGCGATGTGGGGGGTTATGGAGCTGTTGGTGAGGAGGGTGCTTTCGGTTAGGTCTGCCACTGCTCCTAGGCTTGGGGCTGGGGGGTTGGTGTTTTATCTCAGCGACGTGACGGGGGTTCAGCAGTTGTGGTTTTTCGATGGGTCGCGGCACGACGTATACGCGCCGGTTGAGGGCCGTGTTGGGGACTACCGCGTCTCGAAAGACGGCGTGGTGGCCGTTGCGGTTGACAGGGACGGGGACGAGAAGTGGAGGCTGTACCTCCTGGGTGATGACCTCATGGAGGTCTCGGCTGAGGGCGTTAACAGCCTGGGGGCGTGGTCCCCCGACGGGTCGGCGCTGGCCTTTACAAGCACTAAGGACAGCCCATCGGATTTCCACCTCTACGTCTACCGCCGCGGCGAGGGGGAAGTGGAGAGGCTGGCCG from Pyrobaculum arsenaticum DSM 13514 includes:
- a CDS encoding protoporphyrinogen/coproporphyrinogen oxidase; translated protein: MKVVVLGCGWSGVVAAHSLKSKYPSAGVVCLDRSFDGGLLRTEAVGGYLFDVGGSHVLFSRDPAVVNAITAMGGRWVAKERRAFVLLDGVFIPYPFENGIYVLPPERRARYGLSLIRALMQGDRRPESFKEWILNTFGEEVAKDYLIPYNEKIWKRPLEELSADWVYTPGRLPLPSLEDIVKAVAGLETVGYREQAVFRYPEGGIIAQYRSALRKAEEAGVLLVKEEVKEVKKRTDGFLINGRLRADHIVSTLPLRDLPAMLDPPPPEEVFKAAGRLDYNSVAVVGLGLRAKAPPQHWVYVPDRRVVFHRYAWISNYLPEPPEDRSALIAEITIPPSREVDTEALAAEAVRGLSELGIVREKDVEVVKVWLHKYGYPIYTRTHRQDREAVERYLAEVGIATFGRWGNWHYWNTDAIYKRAMEIRNLVS
- a CDS encoding glycosyltransferase — protein: MVIKNLIGALGALRAGKRVVVDLMDYWHCNKPYVVFNSLDFYILRRARCVIAWSKAIAGFMRRYLGRRCVAYLSFGVNLALADPLKVGNIFFERFPELSSYVIVGYSGGGEPYHGIDTLMYAFSLLERRRRDVFLVVQTWGGSDRILMLIKRLGLKRVAVLPPAPVFNDPLRLSFLRASSVLVNTASKVPGIYLAERTTTYWYMSAGRPIVAEATPGVRGVLKHGLSALFVPLGDVKSLAKAIEEVIDDSSFARRLGDNARRLAEEEYNWGGKLGRRARVLFSSLFE
- a CDS encoding glycosyltransferase family 4 protein, producing the protein MICIFSPAGSLTGGTYRSLRSALGFPEEAYRLYMPQDVKQNLTREITTYLGPHSVLLNIVKKAIETEPLSQCAGNRDCYVKYGKKLAKKLGKDGCDFVYIPHEHPYIPAGFPRQFRWTMLLQVTPVVGSLSVEEGRGFILYWKNVRGVNRMPIVKALRGYLRLLSYKKLLERNKTLAVSKSIPYELQLLGVRGDIVVLNPGVGVDPCPVANVPERRYDLVFFARITPEKGIYDFLQAVKKLQRIKPGLKALAMGFAAREEAIRVTEVAKRLGVDIEFRFNVERGEALAYLAQSKVMVYPTKADAFPLVVLESLSCGTPVVAYSIPAIRLNFNTEAVVRVRPGNFDEVVSATLATLENFDALSRIGRNFVANFTWDNVSADEWAKVEAIQKES
- a CDS encoding glycosyltransferase → MEEKEKDAVLLLQTSPRVVELARSYGIKNVVKIERTPTYNDPLRLSFFRAADIMVMTGSRYPAVYLAERTTMFQYMASGNAIVAESTLGARGVLEHGKDAYIIELDQPIKLAEAILELAKDEGLRKYLGKNARVKLERSYTWEKLAERARKLLESV
- a CDS encoding glycosyltransferase, yielding MASRSITVGILGKNSEWILRYSTKSIRAALGYIREKGVTSVEVLYVDGGSKDSSIEVVRDALGNAVRVVDASGTNIPEARNIVVKESSGDYIVYWDSDILAPRYILANLLDVDKPIVAPERYDVYVESDAEIEALLRKVEEVKSTPSVKEVAFVVFSITLFKREVFDRVGLFDERMTQAEDRDFGIRARCKGYKSYITSDVVYDVNRRIKSDVPVTTPLRQYMRGILKKAAIYAYTPSPRQKRNTALFGALHIAAAASLFTTPLFAIGEVLPLLYMAYKYGLSKGGEMWLKSLALYTFMALVTPYVMLRNICKVLEEL
- a CDS encoding glycosyltransferase, which gives rise to MNYSVVAHRFWGDPGGGQLVCAAVAYSLEGLGLTPVLSGVFKFDPAKYKEWFGIDLSRYPVVTLPFELNAFGLYSRLASWWPAKKAIDKYKPSLVFIDEPTYKPLAKGRMYRLIEYIHFPLEVVLSPEIKKRAYAEGRDPYFEERYSKFPLNVYWWLFSKLLPMVKRENPFHSADLVLVNSRWTADLVQLAFGERPEVLNPPIAPNVDVMERPRPFEERKPIVVMLGRFSQEKRYHWVVREVAPRLVKEIPGARLVIFGGAATPTLRAYYERVKSLASEAGLRVSDDLSKEADVYLVANAPRRLINEVMDGARAFLHATINEHWGIAVAEAMARGLPVVVHKSGGAWTDLAEEGRVGLGYEDAGGAVDAVARLLTDGRQWAVLSAKSVEKARGLRLEIFAQKFGEFVRSLS